A segment of the Capnocytophaga sp. ARDL2 genome:
TTTTTATTTCATTATTTTTCCATATTTGATAAATACATTAGGTAAAGAAAACTACGGACTGTTTGTTTTTGCTACCTCTATCATGTCCTATTTTATATTAATTATGAATTACGGATTTGATGTGCCAGCGATAAAGGAAGTAGCGAAAAATAAAGAAAATAAAGAAAAACTTAGCGAAATCGTTTCGAGTATTTTTACGGCTAAAAATTATCTATATGGAGTAAATATTCTTATTTTTTTAGGGTTGTTGTTTTTTGTTCCTATTTTTAGTCAAAATAAGATTTTATTTATTTCTTGTTTTGTTTTAGTTTATAAAGATATTATATTTCCGCAATGGTTTTTTCAAGGGGTACAGGAAATGAAATTAGTTACATTCATACAATTGGGGTGTAAGTTGATTTCGTTGCCTCTAATTTTTCTTTTTGTCAAGATTCCTACTGATCTACCTGTTTTTTCAATAATAGTAACTTTAACTACATTATTTGGGGGAAGTTTTGCTTTTTTTTTATTACAAAAAAGATATGGGGTAATAGTAAGAATAGCTACTATTGATAAAATAAAACCTTGGTTTAAAGAAGGAGCACATTTTTTTTATAGTTTACTTTTTGTCTCTATCAAGGATTATAGTGTCCCTGTTATTATTGGAACTTTTTTAGGAATGAAGGATGTTGCAATTTATGATTTAGCTAGTAAATTAGTTGCTGTTCCAAGGCTTCTTTCAGCAAATATAAATAGAGTGATTTTTCCTAAGTTGATTGTAAATATAAAAAATCAAATGGTTAAAAAAATTATTAGATTTGAAACTATAGGGGCTTTGATAGTAATGTTGCTTATTATATTTTTAGGGAAATATCTTGTATTATTTTTAGGGGGCGAAGATATGGACGGGGCATATTATTTATCTATTCTGCTCAGTTTTACAATTATGTCTTGGATGTTGGTAGGGGCTTATACATATTTTGTTTTTATTCCTAATAATGTAAATTATTTATTAACAAGAAATCAGTTTTTATCATTAATAAGTTATTTTGTTTTTGTAGCAATAGGGCTATTGATTTATAAAAATATTTTAA
Coding sequences within it:
- a CDS encoding oligosaccharide flippase family protein, yielding MKNLILNNKKIIENYSFMTVLQVLNSFFYFIIFPYLINTLGKENYGLFVFATSIMSYFILIMNYGFDVPAIKEVAKNKENKEKLSEIVSSIFTAKNYLYGVNILIFLGLLFFVPIFSQNKILFISCFVLVYKDIIFPQWFFQGVQEMKLVTFIQLGCKLISLPLIFLFVKIPTDLPVFSIIVTLTTLFGGSFAFFLLQKRYGVIVRIATIDKIKPWFKEGAHFFYSLLFVSIKDYSVPVIIGTFLGMKDVAIYDLASKLVAVPRLLSANINRVIFPKLIVNIKNQMVKKIIRFETIGALIVMLLIIFLGKYLVLFLGGEDMDGAYYLSILLSFTIMSWMLVGAYTYFVFIPNNVNYLLTRNQFLSLISYFVFVAIGLLIYKNILILGAAIAFSALIELIYCYFAIKKHKLL